GTCACCGAGTTCCATACGCCCCAGTGGCTGATCGGCGCGCCGGGCGACGCCGACCGGCTCGTCCTCGACCTCGATCCGGGATCGCCCGCGACCGTCGTCGAGTGCTGCGAGGTCGCGTTGTGGCTGCGGGAGCGGTTGGCGGCGGACGGGATCGAGGCGTACGTGAAGACGTCCGGGTCGAAGGGGCTGCATGTGCTGGCGGCGGTGGCGCTGACGTCCTCGCGGCGGGTGACGGAGTACGCCAAAGGGCTTGCCGTGGCGGCGGAGAAGGCGATGCCTCGGCTGGTCGTGCACCGGATGACTCGGAGTCTGCGGCCGGGCAAGGTCTTCGTGGACTGGAGCCAGAACGCGGCCCGCAAGACCACGGCTACGCCGTACACATTGCGGGCGCGTGAGGCGCCGACCGTGTCCGCGCCGGTTGCCTGGGGGGAGGTGGAGGGGTGTACGGCGGCCGGGGAGCTTTCGTTTCTCGCGGGGGATGTTGCGGGGCGGCTTGCTGCGCACGGGGATTTGCTGGCGCCGTTGTTCGGCCCCGGGGCGGGGGCCGTGCCGTGAGCTGAGCCCGGGGTTCCGCTCCGCGGGGCAGCTGAGGAGTGAGGGTTGACTTTCCTCGGGTCCGGTTGTTGGGCGCCCGGGGTGGGTGGGCAAACCCCGGGCGCCCCCTTGCTTTGCTCGGTCACCCGGCGGTGGTACTGGGCGGTTGTGGGTCACGCAGCCCGGCGTTTACGGGGCGCCGCCTGCGCCCACCCGTGCCGCCCCAGCGGCACGATTGCCCGCAGCTTGAGCGGATCGGCACCCCAGCCTCACCGCGCCGCTGCCGGGTGGGCAGCCGCCCCAGGCCGCACGCGTGCCCGCAGCTGGACGGATCGGCGCCCCACCTCAAACCTTCAACCACGTATGCCGATCCCGAGCCATCGCATGAAGCGCCTCGACGTCCGCCGGTTTCAGGGTTCCGCCGAGGCGGGCGAGGGAGTTGAGGTCGGTGTCCTGGAGGATGCGGACCTCGCGGAGGGGGGTGGTGATCTGGAGGTCGGTGGGGCCGGTGAGGGCCAGGAGGGGGTGGACCTCGGCCGTGAGGGCGTACGACGCGCGGTCGGCGTCGGCGCGGACGCGGCGGAGCAGCGCCTGTGGCTCGCGGCGGCCGAGCGTGACCATCGGGTCGGCGACCAGCACCCGCTGCTTGCGGGCGTACACCGTACGGACGGCGAAGAGTCCGCCGGGGCCGATGACCAGGTGGTGGATGCGGTCGCCGCCCGGCAGCGGTAGGGAGTGCAGGGTGTGCCAGCCCGCCCCCTCCAGCTGGTCGAGGGCGTCGCCCACGGCCTGCTCGGCGGTGAGCGCCCGGCGCCGCGGATCGGGCCGCAGCCGGTGCGCCGGCCCCGGATCGCGGTCCAGGTCGATCACCAGCGCCTCACCGGGCCGGTTCGGCGCGAGGTCGTCGTCCGGGTGGAGCGTGAGCCGGGCCAGCTCCGCCGGGGTCGGGACGGGGGGCGGTCCCACCGTCACCGGGCCGGTCAGGAACGGCCCGAGCACATCGAGCACATCCTCCCGCCGCTCCTCGCTGAGCAGGTTGACCCGGGCCGCCTCACGGTCGTACCAGGCGACGTTCCTCCCGTCCCGCAGGCAGACGTACAGCCGCTCCTGACCATGCCGCCAGGTCGGTATGACGCGCAGTCCACTCATGCACCATCACCCCTTGACCATGGGAACAGGCGGGGTGCTCCGGGGGCAAGAAGCCGGTTACCTTTGGGAGCGGTTGGGGGAGTTGGGTGGGACTGGGAGGCGCCGTTGCGGACCCGCAGAAAGCAGCCCGATGTACCGGCTCCGGACGACCCGTGGAGCGAGATCGTGCCCGGCCTGTGGATGGGCGGGCATGAGTTCACGGGGAGTTCCGGGCAGCTTGAATTCGCCGTCGTACGCGATGAGTTCGACGTCGTCCTGACGCTGCTGCGGCTTCCCGGACACGGCCCGGACCCGGGCGTCGAGCACCATGTGTGGGCCATCCCGGACGGGCCGCTGGACGGCACGCAACTGGCCGGCGTGATCCGTCTCGCGCAGGCCGCGTGCGACGCGCTGGACGCGGGGCGTCGCGTCCTGGTCCGCTGCTATCACGGCTACAACCGCTCGGGGCTCGTCGTCGCGCACGCGCTGATCCGCAGGGGCCGCTCCCCCGACGAGGCGATTCGGCTGGTGCGCGCCCGGCGCTCGCCGTGGGCGCTGCACAACGAACTGTTCGTCGAGTACTTGCAGGCCGGGCTCCCCACAGCCCGCCTCCTGGAGGAACTCGCCGAGTGACACCCACCCAGACCCCACCGGTGAACAAAAAGG
Above is a genomic segment from Streptomyces sp. R21 containing:
- a CDS encoding protein phosphatase yields the protein MRTRRKQPDVPAPDDPWSEIVPGLWMGGHEFTGSSGQLEFAVVRDEFDVVLTLLRLPGHGPDPGVEHHVWAIPDGPLDGTQLAGVIRLAQAACDALDAGRRVLVRCYHGYNRSGLVVAHALIRRGRSPDEAIRLVRARRSPWALHNELFVEYLQAGLPTARLLEELAE
- a CDS encoding nuclease-related domain-containing protein; translation: MSGLRVIPTWRHGQERLYVCLRDGRNVAWYDREAARVNLLSEERREDVLDVLGPFLTGPVTVGPPPVPTPAELARLTLHPDDDLAPNRPGEALVIDLDRDPGPAHRLRPDPRRRALTAEQAVGDALDQLEGAGWHTLHSLPLPGGDRIHHLVIGPGGLFAVRTVYARKQRVLVADPMVTLGRREPQALLRRVRADADRASYALTAEVHPLLALTGPTDLQITTPLREVRILQDTDLNSLARLGGTLKPADVEALHAMARDRHTWLKV
- the ligD gene encoding non-homologous end-joining DNA ligase — protein: MTPITEVEGRRVALSNLEKVLYPATGFTKGELLHYYATTADALLPHLRDRPVSFLRYPDGPDGQVFFAKNVPPGTPDWVVTAEVPRTEGPARMVLVQDLASLMWAANLVTEFHTPQWLIGAPGDADRLVLDLDPGSPATVVECCEVALWLRERLAADGIEAYVKTSGSKGLHVLAAVALTSSRRVTEYAKGLAVAAEKAMPRLVVHRMTRSLRPGKVFVDWSQNAARKTTATPYTLRAREAPTVSAPVAWGEVEGCTAAGELSFLAGDVAGRLAAHGDLLAPLFGPGAGAVP